In Rubrivirga marina, the following are encoded in one genomic region:
- a CDS encoding bifunctional 4-hydroxy-2-oxoglutarate aldolase/2-dehydro-3-deoxy-phosphogluconate aldolase, producing MSTHPVRTPSAGTRADVVRWIERDRAVAVVRTDAPEKLVRIADALREGGVVCVEVTMTVPNAIDGIRAVCDALGDGVLVGAGSVTDAETARAAVEAGARYVVSPVFKREVIEAAHALDAAAMPGCFTPTEILTAHEAGADVAKVFPAGSLGPGFIQGVLAPMPHLKLMPTGGVSLDNAAQWLRAGAVAVGAGSALVDPAAIAAGDWAQLTANARRLRAAVDAA from the coding sequence ATGTCTACCCACCCCGTCCGAACCCCCTCCGCTGGCACCCGCGCCGACGTCGTCCGCTGGATCGAGCGCGACCGGGCCGTCGCCGTCGTCCGCACGGACGCGCCCGAGAAGCTGGTCCGCATCGCCGACGCGCTCCGCGAGGGCGGCGTCGTCTGCGTCGAGGTCACGATGACCGTGCCGAACGCAATCGACGGCATCCGCGCGGTGTGCGACGCATTGGGCGACGGCGTCCTCGTCGGGGCCGGGTCCGTGACCGACGCCGAGACGGCCCGCGCCGCCGTCGAAGCCGGCGCCCGCTACGTCGTCAGTCCCGTGTTCAAGCGCGAGGTGATCGAGGCCGCGCACGCCCTCGACGCCGCCGCGATGCCCGGCTGCTTTACGCCGACCGAGATCCTCACGGCCCACGAGGCCGGCGCCGACGTGGCCAAGGTGTTCCCGGCCGGGAGCCTCGGGCCCGGCTTCATCCAGGGCGTCCTGGCCCCGATGCCCCACCTCAAGCTGATGCCGACCGGCGGCGTCTCGCTCGACAACGCGGCCCAGTGGCTCCGCGCGGGCGCCGTCGCCGTCGGCGCCGGCTCGGCCCTCGTCGACCCGGCCGCCATCGCCGCCGGCGACTGGGCCCAGCTCACGGCCAACGCCCGCCGCCTCCGCGCCGCCGTCGACGCTGCATAA
- a CDS encoding T9SS type A sorting domain-containing protein: MRHFYTIVALAGLALGAGGASAQITVASSGDWSDPTTWSTGAVPTAGDDVVIADSTVTIDIADAEANNVTVSGEGWLRTGRGVPGTDEKGLTVYGDLTIDGPDAELRPLSNVDESDVGLGEIYHRLTVHGDIDNSTGGTFDMRRGSTSSTPADASFIDLIFDGSEDATLHLGDYDNDDNQLFRVTIAKDDGATVTMLNDATVDNNSRATFTLESGYLDTGDFRFTLISNNSSVVVGGSPASYVLGEFARGLPKGTADSQTSREFPLGDETGYRPATVYVTDRPSDDQFMGVRLVSEAPDGALEGGLMELSPNRYYAFEWYFFDSADPISLDRVEVSYGTGDGVPEGSESFVVASSTDGGATWTNAGGFDADGTTPHVTTLAAPPTPIGSGELTGWDFDFEVVGTDVVGDVHYAAVGTTDSFGTAITRGPEADALQFAASPNPTSGLAALSFTLGTAADVAVEVFDVLGRRVATLADGPRPAGAHEVAWDARALASGVYHVRLRAGDVVVARTVTLAR, encoded by the coding sequence CGACTGGAGCGACCCCACCACGTGGTCGACCGGCGCGGTCCCGACGGCCGGCGACGATGTGGTCATCGCCGACTCCACCGTCACCATCGACATCGCCGACGCCGAGGCTAACAACGTCACCGTCAGCGGCGAGGGCTGGCTCCGGACCGGCCGGGGCGTCCCGGGCACGGACGAGAAGGGCCTGACCGTCTACGGCGACCTCACCATCGACGGCCCCGACGCCGAGCTCCGCCCGCTCTCCAACGTGGACGAGAGCGACGTCGGCCTCGGCGAGATCTACCACCGCCTGACCGTCCACGGCGACATCGACAACTCCACGGGCGGCACGTTCGACATGCGCCGTGGCTCGACCTCGTCGACGCCCGCCGACGCCTCGTTCATCGACCTCATCTTCGACGGCAGCGAGGACGCCACGCTCCACCTGGGCGACTACGACAACGACGACAACCAGCTCTTCCGCGTCACGATCGCCAAGGACGACGGGGCGACAGTCACGATGCTCAACGACGCGACCGTCGACAACAACAGCCGGGCCACCTTCACGCTCGAGAGCGGCTACCTCGACACCGGGGACTTCCGGTTCACGCTCATCTCGAACAACAGCTCCGTCGTGGTCGGCGGCTCGCCGGCCTCGTACGTCCTCGGCGAGTTCGCGCGCGGGCTCCCGAAGGGGACCGCCGACAGCCAGACCAGCCGGGAGTTCCCGCTTGGCGACGAGACCGGGTACCGGCCCGCGACGGTCTACGTCACCGACCGCCCCTCTGACGACCAGTTCATGGGTGTCCGCCTTGTGAGCGAGGCGCCCGACGGCGCGCTGGAGGGCGGGCTCATGGAGCTCTCGCCGAACCGGTACTACGCCTTCGAGTGGTACTTCTTCGACTCGGCCGACCCGATCTCCCTCGACCGCGTCGAGGTCAGCTACGGCACCGGCGACGGCGTGCCGGAAGGGAGCGAGAGCTTCGTCGTGGCGAGCTCCACCGACGGGGGCGCGACGTGGACGAACGCGGGCGGCTTCGACGCGGACGGGACGACCCCGCACGTCACGACGCTGGCCGCGCCGCCGACGCCGATCGGCTCGGGCGAGCTGACGGGCTGGGACTTCGACTTCGAGGTCGTCGGGACGGACGTCGTCGGCGACGTGCACTACGCGGCGGTGGGGACGACCGACTCGTTCGGGACCGCCATCACCCGGGGCCCCGAGGCGGACGCCCTCCAGTTCGCGGCCTCCCCGAACCCGACCTCGGGCTTGGCGGCGCTCTCGTTCACGCTCGGGACCGCGGCCGACGTCGCCGTTGAGGTGTTCGACGTGCTCGGCCGCCGCGTTGCGACGCTCGCCGACGGTCCCCGTCCGGCGGGCGCGCACGAGGTGGCGTGGGACGCCCGCGCCCTCGCGTCGGGGGTCTACCACGTGCGGCTCCGGGCCGGTGACGTCGTCGTCGCCCGGACCGTGACGCTCGCACGCTGA
- a CDS encoding sugar kinase, producing MSTVVTFGEIMLRLSTPGFTRFAQAQSFDATFGGGEANVAVSLAHFGHDARFVCKLPAHEIGQAAVNRLRQYGVDTRFVVRGGERVGIYFLETGASQRPSKVIYDRAHSAVSEMDPDEVDWDAAFATESGGADWFHWTGITPALGPKPKAAVERACRAAKAAGATVSCDLNFRSKLWTTEEAQATMRPLMEFVDVCIANEEDADRSLGVTTEGSGAEAAAAAELDEAGYARLAERLRDDFGFDAVAITLRESHSASDNGWSAMLLGGAGSARPVAEAVRSRVYDVRLVDRVGGGDSFAAGLIHGLLTKDSAEDALGFAVAASALKQTIPGDLNLTSAREVEALAHGSGSGRVER from the coding sequence ATGTCTACCGTCGTCACCTTCGGCGAGATCATGCTCCGGCTCTCGACGCCGGGGTTCACCCGCTTCGCCCAGGCCCAGAGCTTCGACGCCACGTTCGGCGGCGGCGAGGCCAACGTCGCCGTGTCGCTGGCCCACTTCGGCCACGACGCCCGGTTCGTCTGCAAGCTGCCAGCCCACGAGATCGGGCAGGCCGCCGTCAACCGGCTCCGCCAGTACGGCGTCGACACGCGGTTCGTGGTGCGGGGCGGCGAGCGCGTGGGGATCTACTTCCTCGAGACGGGCGCCAGCCAGCGTCCGTCGAAAGTGATCTACGACCGGGCCCACTCGGCCGTGAGCGAGATGGACCCCGACGAGGTCGACTGGGACGCCGCGTTCGCCACCGAGTCCGGCGGCGCCGACTGGTTCCACTGGACCGGGATCACGCCCGCGCTCGGGCCGAAGCCGAAGGCCGCCGTCGAGCGCGCCTGCCGCGCCGCGAAGGCCGCCGGGGCGACCGTCTCGTGCGACCTCAACTTCCGCTCGAAGCTGTGGACGACCGAGGAGGCCCAGGCGACGATGCGCCCGCTCATGGAGTTCGTCGACGTCTGCATCGCGAACGAGGAGGACGCCGACCGCTCGCTCGGCGTGACGACCGAGGGGTCGGGCGCCGAGGCCGCGGCCGCAGCCGAGCTCGACGAGGCCGGCTACGCCCGGCTGGCCGAGCGCCTCCGCGACGACTTCGGGTTCGACGCCGTCGCCATCACGCTCCGCGAGTCGCACTCGGCCAGCGACAACGGGTGGAGCGCGATGCTCCTCGGCGGGGCCGGCTCGGCTCGGCCCGTCGCCGAGGCGGTCCGGAGCCGGGTCTACGACGTCCGCCTCGTGGACCGCGTGGGGGGGGGCGACAGCTTCGCCGCCGGCCTCATCCACGGGCTCCTGACCAAGGACAGCGCGGAGGACGCGCTCGGCTTCGCCGTGGCCGCGAGCGCGCTGAAGCAGACAATCCCCGGCGACCTCAACCTGACCTCGGCCCGCGAGGTCGAGGCCCTGGCCCACGGCTCCGGCTCCGGCCGCGTCGAGCGATAA